The uncultured Cohaesibacter sp. region TGCAAGCGGATTCATGCTAAAGTCAATTATCAAGCAAATCTGCGGGATGGATGGGGATTGTAGCCAATTCGGGCGCAAGGCGCTAACGCATTGGTGGCCTTACCGTCTCGCTCCTCTTGCCAGAAGCCACAAGGCATGTGCCGAATGTGGCCAAATCGGGCAAAGGTGAAACAAAGATGAGGATTATGCGTTGTTGTTGCGCATAGTCTTTTCTAACAGAAAAACAACCTAAAAGGATTGAATTACGCTTATGGCGAAAGAAGAAGTATTGGAATTTCCAGGTGTTGTAACCGAATTGCTGCCAAACGCCACTTTCCGCGTGAAACTGGAAAATGACCATGAAATCGTGGCTCATACGGCAGGGCGTATGCGTAAAAATCGTATTCGCGTGCTGGCTGGCGATAAGGTTCAGGTGGAAATGACTCCATATGACCTGACCAAGGGTCGGATTACCTATCGCTTCAAATAGGAGCTCAGCGCAAGCGGGAAGCTGTCCGCTGCGCGCTCTTGTTCTGTTTGGCCTATCATTCCCCCGCCAAGGGGCGGCCAACGAGTTCTTGAAGGCGGTGAAAATGGCGCAAAGGTCTTTTCCTTGCGTTCAGGCCGGCCCGTTGGGGCAGGTCCATCTGTCATTGTGTAAATGCCTGATGCGCATAGGAGCCGTGCTGCCCGTTGCGCTCAAGCCCTATGAATATCGATAGCGTTATGACTGATTCTCATCGCCTTGTTCTGGCGTCTGCCTCACCACGCCGTTTGCAACTGTTGCAGCAGATCGGCATTGAGCCCTATGCGCTCAAACCAGCAGATCTGGACGAAACGCCGCAAAAGAACGAACAGCCCCGTGCATTGGCCAAACGTCTTGCTGAGGCAAAGGCCGAAGCGGTTTACAAGGCCTGCAAGGATGATCCGGATCTGGCTGGGTGCTATTACCTCGCTGCTGATACCGTCGTCGCCGTGGGGCGCCGCATTTTGCCAAAGACAGAGTTGGCAGAAGAGGCCTCCCAGTGTCTCACCCTGCTTTCAGGGCGGACCCATAAAGTCTTTTCGGGCATATCCCTCATCACTCCGAAGGGTAAGACGCGCACCAAGGTTGTCACCACCAAAGTGCGTTTCAAGCGTCTCAACCATGATATTGACCCCTATATCGCTTCAGGCGAATGGCGCGGCAAGGCGGGCGGCTATGCCATTCAGGGCATCGCCGGAACCTTCGTGGTCAATCTTGTCGGATCTTACAGTTCGGTAGTCGGCCTGCCGCTGCATGAGACGGCGAATCTGCTGATCGGGGAGGGCTACCCCCTGCGGCTAAAATGGTTGGGCGGCGTTGAGTAAGGCGACCAGTCTGAAGGCGCACGCCTCCTGATGCGTATCGAGGATGAAGCAAGCATGACAAAGAAACCGGAAGATGAAAAGGCGGCAGCAGGCGGCAAGGTGACCGGTATGCGTCGGTCTCGTCCTTGTCCGATCTGCTCCAAGCCCTCAACAAAAGAAAACTATCCCTTCTGCTCGGATCGCTGTAAGCAGGTCGATCTCAGCCGCTGGCTGACTGGTGTCTATGCCATTCCTGCAAGCGAAGAGGATGATCCTGACGAGAGCGATTTCGATCTGCAGGATTAAAGGCGCATCATTTTTTCTTTTTGAGCGACAAAACAAGGAGATAGTCATCTCCCTTGTTGGCGTGTACCCATTTCCTGGCGGGATTTCGGGGTCATTTTTGAAACTTTTCCTCACCAGATGAAAAAAAATGCGAAGCCCTGTAGAAAACATCAAAAGCGCACTGGACAGGGCTATATGAACCTTCTATAACGCCGAAACAAATTGCAGGGTTGCTCTGATAACCCAAGCAAGCGCTTCTGTCAGAAAGCTTTTTCAAAGCAAAATGATAGAGCAGATGCCCGGATAGCTCAGTTGGTAGAGCAGCGGATTGAAAATCCGCGTGTCGGTGGTTCGAATCCGCCTCCGGGCACCATCATTTTTTCCCAGCCTGCCCCGATCATGTCGACAAGTCATTGGAATTATGGGGTTTTTAGGTCTCAGATTTCTCGGAGTGTGTCGGGCGATTTCACCAGATCCGACCCGTCTGGGGCCATATTTGGGGCCAAGATTTTTCATGAATTCATTGATGGCCCCAATTTTAGGGTTTCATGCCACCTGACAACTCTCTTAGCCATGGTCCTGCTACAATAATGCAAAAAGATTGAGAACCATCTTCTAGGCGCGGTACGCGAAGTGCTCTTGCAATGCTGGACTAAGCGCTACATTGAGATGTCGTTAGACCTATTTCCTTTATCCAGCTTACGATCTGCTCACAAATCTGGCCGTCCATCCAATGCCCGAGCTCAGGATAGATCGTACAGCTGGACTGATGCATATAGCCTGCCATCTGTTGGGCCGATGTTGCCTTGATACAAGGGTCTTTGTCTCCGTGAAGAAAGAGAGTCGGAACCAATAGCTTTGCCAATCCGTCCCTCCAGTCAGGAGTGGCCGTCATAGCCCAGGCCTGTCGCAGATAGCCGCCTTCATCTTGAGCGCGGTCAACAAGCGAATGGGCCAGTCTGATACTCTGCGCGCTATCGCGGGGCAAGGCGCCGTGCGAAAAATAGTCGGTGCTCGATCGGATCACCTCCAACGCTTCCATCACCGTGACGAAAGGAAAGAAAAAGCTTTCCATCTGCCTCAAGGCTTCAGGCTCGGCGGAAATCACGCTTTCACCCCCCGTGCTGCTGATTGACACAAGAGACCGCACCCGATCGTCAGCCTTCGTTGCGACAATCTGCGCGATCATGCCTCCCATGGAAAAGCCTATACAGCCAAATTGTTTCAGTTGCAGATGATTGGCTAATGCAATGACGTCATCCGCCATATCTGTCAGGTCATAGGGGGCCTGTTCTAATGCACTTCCTTTCCAGGAGAAGCCCGACGGAATCGCCGAAAATGGCCCGCCGCATCGGCTTGAAAGGCCGCAATCCCGATTGTCCAAGCGAATGACTCTATGGTCTTGTGAAAGCGCCTCGACAAGGGCTGAAGGCCATTCGATCAACTGCATGCCGAGGCCAGGTATCAAGATGAGGGTGGGCGCATCCGAAGACCCGTCTTGCCTGTAGCATATTCGGATGTCACCCAACTCGACGTAAAGATCCTGGCTCGTCATGGTTTGGGAGCGAGTCCGAGATCTGCGTTGACTGCGGCGAGAGCCGGGCTACCATCCGTCGTGGAAATCCCTTCCAACCATGTATCAAGCATATCAGGGTGGTTGGCGATGACTTTGCGTGCGGCATCCATGGCGCTCATCTTGTCGTCCAGAATATAGCCCATGCCCTCGCTTTCCATGGACACAGTGAAGGTGAGCTGATCAAGCAGTTTGCCCACCTGTGGGCATTCTTTCTGATAGCCTTTACGCACTTGTGTATGGACGGTCGCCCCGCCAAAGTTCGGGCCGTAATAGGCATCGCCCCCTTCAAGATATTTCAAATCAAACGCCGTGTTCATGGGATGCGGCGCCCAGCCAAGGAAAGCGATCCACTTTTTGCGCTTTATCTCACGCTCAACCTGCGACAGCATGCCTTGTTCCGAGCTTTCGACAACCTTCCAGTCTCCCAGCCCAAATTCGTTCTTGGCGACAATGTCGAGCATGATATCGTTCGAGCCCGGCTCGATGCCATAAACCTTCTCGTCGAACTTACCCGCGTGTTTGGCGAGATCTGCAAAAGAGTGAACCCCCGCGTCATATACGTAAGAGGGAACGGCCCATGTGAATTTGGCGCCTTCCAGATTGGTATGGATGGTTTCGATTTCTCCGCTATCACGATAGGCATTGAAATAGGTTTCCATCGCCGGGTCCCAATAACCCATGAAGACATCCAGATCCTTGCGCTTCATGGATTCATAAATCACGGGAATGCCGAGGATCTTGCTTTCTGTCTTGTGCCCCATTCCTTCGATCAGAACCTGCGTGATTGCGGATGTGAGCGCCAGATCGGTCCAGCCCGGTTCGGCAAGACGCACCAGATTGCAATCGGCTTGAGCGGGAAGCGCTGCGGAAAAAAGGAGGGCACATGTGGTGGAAAGAAGCGATTTCATAATTTATGATCCTCTTGGGTTATAAATAAACCATTTGGTCAATTTACCGCCTAAAATCTAATAGATTGACCGCAGAGTCAACCTATTCTAGAAGAAAAGCCGTATCAGGTCGGGCTGACTGGAGGGGGCAATGGGGCGAAGAAACATTTCTCAGATAAGGCGGGCAGAATATGCAGCCGCCGCTTATCGCACCTTGATGAAGCATGGCCTTCAGGGAACGTCGCTGTCGCGCGTGGCAGAAGAAGCTGGCGCTTCCAAAGCCAATGTTCTGCACTATTACCAAAGCAAGGAAGCTCTATTGTCCGCCGCGCTGCGCTATGCCAATGCGGTCTTGTGCAAGGAAGCGATCATTCTGCTGCGGGAAGCAAAAACGCCATGGGAGCGCATCTATGCGGTTCTGGAAACCAATCTTTCCCCCACGTCCTTTCGAACCGATGTGGCCCATGCATGGATTTCGCTTTGCGCCGGTGTGCCTCACATAACATCGTACCAGCGCATCCAGACGGTGATCTATGCCAGAATGCGCTCGAACCTTATCGGTCCCTTGCGCAGCCTTCTGCCAGAGCAGGACGCAAATTTGATGTCGGATGTGCTAACGACTGCCGTCGACGGCCTATGGTTACGCTGTGGCCTGAGCCTCGATGGACTAAGTCAGGACGTCGCACGCGATCAGCTCGATGCGGTGCTCGACGCACGTCTGCCAGCGAGCGAGGATCGGCAGCGGGCACGTGAGCGCATGATAGACGTGTCGCGGATCATGGCAAGCATGAGCAACAACCGCTCCTGATTCCGCAAGGACAGTGCAGATGCATCTTGCTGTCTTGGTTCGGCAACTCAGGAAGTGCGTGTCTGGCCAACGTTGCGGAGGCCAATGGCAACTCGGCGAGCCAAGTGGCTTGGCTTTATTCTGTGGGTCTTATCTCGCCGGTATCCAACACTGGTGAGGCGTCCATATCTTCTGCATTCAACATAGCCGCCACTCTCTCAAGACTGGCCACAAGCATGGCTTGCTCCCAATTCTCCATGGCAGCAAATTTGCGTACAAATGTTTGCTGCAAGGGGTCAGGGGCATCGCGAAGCACAGCACGTCCCGCATCTGTGAGAAGGATGTTGGTCTGTCGGCGATCCTGAGTTGATTTCTCGCGCACAGCCACACCGTCACGAACCAGTTTGTCGACCAGAGAGGTAACCGTGCCTTGCGAAACACGCATCCGCACTGAAATGGCTTTGGCGGTGGCATATCCTTGCTCGGAGACAATTTGCAAAACGCGAAACTGGGTGGGAGTGACGCCGCTGGTCTGGCGGATTTCGCGACCAAACAATTCAGTTGCGCGCACAATCCGTCTCAGGGCAATCAAGCTAGAGTCGATGCGGTCCAAGTGGCCTCCATTTGATGACTGGTGAAGAACACGATGGTGTTTCAATGCGAGGATAATAGCCAGATTACTTCAATAAAGCAAAATTTTATTTAATTCGATTATCAAAGCTATAATTTGTAATTCTCACATTAAAAAGCTAAGATATCGGCTGAATTCAGCCGATTTTAGCGACTTTTGAAATTAAATTGCTTTGATTATTGAAATTTATTGGCCGCTATGTTAGTTCGACATGCGAAGCGAAAAGGAGCTCACTACACATGCAATATACCGCTAAACAGATTCACCCCGCCCGTCCCCTGTTGCGCATTCCCTGTGCCGAGGATGGCGCCGAGATCTGGGAACTCGTTCGCAATTGCCGACCACTCGATGAAAACTCCATGTATTGCAACCTTCTGCAATGCGATCATTTCGCTGACACCTGTGTGTTGGCGGAAATGTCCGGTGAGGTTGTTGGCTGGATCTCGGCTTATATCTTACCCAATGAGCCGGACACGCTGTTTATCTGGCAGGTTGCCGTTGCAGAAAAGGCCCGCGGTCTTGGACTGGGGAGCAAGATGCTGCAGACGATCATCGGCAGGCCGCAATGCGAGGCTGTCACCAAACTGCAAACAACAATCACAAAAGACAACGAAGCGTCTTGGGCTTTGTTTGGCAAATTCGCGAAAAACCAGAGCTGCAAGCTGGACTTCCAGCCCTATTACACCCAGTCGCAGCATTTTCAGGATCGCCACGATACCGAAAATCTGGTCACGATCCGGCTGGCGGAACGTGCGGCGCTGGCGGCTTGAGCCTTCTGCTCGCCAAACCTGATCACCGCACCCTTTTCATTTTTCGAACGCCAAGGAAATCCCAAGGAAACCTTATGTCTACAACACCCGCTAACACGGACATTTTTACACGTCGCGAATCCGATGCGCGCAGTTATTGTCGTGGCTTTGACACCGTCTTCACCTCTGCAAACGGATCAGAGATGATCGATCAAGACGGGACACGCTATATCGACTTTCTTGCAGGCTGCTCTTCGCTGAACTACGGGCACAACGACCCCGATCTAAAACAGGCCCTTATTGACCATATTCAAGCTGATGGCATTGCTCATGGCTTGGACATGCATACGGACACCAAAGCCGCTTTCATCGAGTCGTTCGAGAAGCATATTTTCGCCCCGCGCAAGATGGCGCACAAAATCATGTTCACCGGGCCGACTGGCGCCAACACCGTGGAAGCTGCGATGAAGATTGCGCGCAAGGTCACGGGGCGCACTAACATTATCGCCTTTACCAACGGGTTCCACGGTGTAACGCAAGGCGCGCTGGCGGCAACCGGAAACGGCTATCACCGCGAGGGATCCGGTGTGCCGTTAAACAACGTTACCCGCATGCCCTTTGATGGTTTCGTTGGGGAGCATAATGATACAACGGCCTTCATAGAAGCGATGCTTGCTGATCAGTCTTCGGGGATGGATGCTCCGGCGGCCATCATTCTTGAAACGGTGCAGGGAGAGGGCGGGTTAAATGCGGCCTCCGCTGAATGGCTACGCAGCATTGCGCAGATGGCCAAAAAGGCGGGCGCATTGTTGATCGTCGATGACGTGCAAGCCGGGTGCGGGCGCACCGGGCGCTTTTTCTCCTTTGAAGAAAGCGGCATTTCTCCAGACATCGTCACCTTGGCCAAGTCGATCTCTGGTTTTGGCCTGCCAATGGGGCTTGTCTTGGTAAAACCGGAGCATGATGTCATGGGGCCGGCGGAACATAACGGCACCTTCCGCGGCAACACTCACGCCTTTGTCACGGCGCGGGCCGCGATTGAAAAATTCTGGTGCGACAATCGCTTTGAACAGGATATTGCGCGTCGGGCAAAACTGATCGAGCAGGGTTTGCAGGCCATTGCCGACATGATCCCAGGTGCTCGCCTCAAAGGACGCGGCATGATGCGCGGCGTTGATGTGGGCAGTGGCGCCTTGGCGGGTGAAATTTGTGCCCGCGCCTTCCAAAACGGGCTCATCATCGAAACTTCAGGGTCGGAGGATGAAGTGGTCAAGATCCTTGCTCCTCTGACAACGCCGGACGACATGCTTCAAACTGGTTTGGATATTCTCATCGACGCAGCACAGAGCGTGCTGGTCACTTATAAATACGCAGCGGAGTAACAACATGATTGTGCGCGACCTCAACGAGATTTTGAAAAGCCAGCCAGATCGCGTGGTATCAGATGCCCAATGGAGCAGCATCCGCATGCTCTTGGCGAATGACGGAATGGGTTTTTCCTTCCATATCACGTTTCTGGAACCAGGCTCTGAGCACACGTTCGAATATAAGAACCATTTCGAGAGCGTTTTTTGCATGCAGGGGAGCGGCTCGATCACCGATCTTGCGACCGGCGAAACCCACCCGATCAAACCCGGTGTGATGTATGCGCTGGACCAGCATGACCGCCATATTCTGCGGGCAGAGGAACAACTGGTCATGGCCTGTTGCTTCAACCCGCCGGTGACCGGCAAGGAAGTGCATCGCGAAGATGGCTCCTACGCCGCCGCAGAAGATTTAGAATCAGCTTGAAAGGCTCCGACAACTGTCGGATGACATAGTGTGACTTTCCCAAAACACACCGTCGAGAAAATCGGCGGCACCTCTATGTCGCGTATCAATGAATTGCGCGATACACTGATAATAGGCGACCGAACAGCGGGTGAGCTGTTCCACCGGATCTTTGTCGTTTCCGCCTTTGGCGGGATCACAAACCTGTTGCTGGAGCACAAGAAAACAAGCGATCCGGGTGTTTACGCGCTCTTCGCCAATGACGACAATGATCACAGCTGGCTGGATGCCCTGACCCGCGTTGGCGCAGCCATGGCAGAACGGCACAATGCGGTCTTGCACAATTCCGCTGATCGCACACTGGCCGAGAATTTCGTACGCGACCGGATTGAGGGAGCGCGCAATTGCCTGTTCGATTTAAGACGCCTTTGCTCTTACGGGCATTTCAGGCTTTCCAATCAGATGATGATCGTGCGAGAGCTGCTTTCCGGTCTGGGGGAAGCCCATTCCGCTTATGTGACAACGTTGATGCTCAAACGCGCCGGGGTCAATGCGCGTTTTGTCGACCTCAGCGGCTGGCGTGACGAAACCGAATGCAGCTTGCAGGAGCGCATTGCCGGCGCTTTCAAGGATGTGGATCTGACGTCGGAACTGCCCATCGTGACAGGCTATGCGCAATGCCGCGAGGGCTTGATGCGCGAATATGATCGCGGCTATTCCGAAGTCACTTTTTCTAACATCGCCGCCTATACTGGCGCAGAAGAAGCGATCATTCACAAGGAATTCCATCTCTCTTCTGCCGACCCCGCGTTGGTTGGAATAGATGCGGTTCGCAAGCTTGGCCACACAAATTACGATGTGGCAGATCAGCTTTCCAACATGGGGATGGAAGCCATTCACCCCAATGCGGCAAAGACATTGCGCCAATCGCAGGTCGCCCTGCGGGTTACAAATGCCTTCGATCCGTCCGATCCTGGCACGCTTATCGACGACCAACCTGCGGATTCCTCTGCGGTGGAGATCATCACCGGCCTCAACGTCGCAGCTCTCGAACTGTTTGAACAGGACATGGTAGGGGTCAAAGGCTATGACGCCGAGATTTTGGCATCCCTCAAGCGCCACAAGGTGCGCATTGCGTCGAAAACGTCGAATGCCAATGCCATTACCCACTATGTTGACGCCCCTTTGAAGACTGTGCGGCGGGTGGTGTCGGATCTGGAAACAATCTTCCCCTCTGCTCAGGTGAGCATCCGCAACGTTTCGATTGTCTCAGTGATCGGTCGCGACCTCTCAGGGCTGAATGCCTTCTCCAAAGGCTTGGTGGCATTGGAGAAAGCCGGCATCGATGTGCTGGCAGCACAACAGTCGCCGCGCAACGTGGACATTCAGTTCGTCGTTCCGCAAGATGCTGCTGACAGCGCCGTGGTTGCCCTTCATAAGGCCCTGATTGGAGCTGCCAAAGCGAGCCACCTAAAGAAAGCGGCATGAGACCACATTCTGATGGGCTCCTGGCACTTAAGGGAAGGGCGCCCATCTGGAGGATCGTTAAGGGCCATCACCCGAGATTTGGCGCCTAAGGCAGACGAACTGACGAAAAGCATTGCTTGTATAAGGTCGCTTTTCTAAGTAATTTCCCGTTATGGGTCAGGTTACATCACTATTTGCTCGGAAAGTTGTTGCAGCGGCAGGGGACAGCATCGACGCCAAGGCGGTGTTGGGGGCGGTCGGCCTTGACGTTGATGGGCCATTTGACCCCAAGCTGATGCTGGACGAAGAAGACTATTACGGCATGCTCGAGCTGATGGCCCGGCAGTTCGACATCACGGCCTTGCCGCTCATTGTGGGCGATGCAATGCGGCCGGATGAATATGGAGCGCTCGGACTTGCCTGGAAGGCCGCACCAACCTTGTTGGGCTCATTTGCACGTGTGGAGCGCTACGCTCGTCTTTGGACCAGTGTCGTGCGATACGAACTGAAGCAGGGTGAAGCCGGCCTATTGT contains the following coding sequences:
- a CDS encoding Maf-like protein; this encodes MTDSHRLVLASASPRRLQLLQQIGIEPYALKPADLDETPQKNEQPRALAKRLAEAKAEAVYKACKDDPDLAGCYYLAADTVVAVGRRILPKTELAEEASQCLTLLSGRTHKVFSGISLITPKGKTRTKVVTTKVRFKRLNHDIDPYIASGEWRGKAGGYAIQGIAGTFVVNLVGSYSSVVGLPLHETANLLIGEGYPLRLKWLGGVE
- the ectA gene encoding diaminobutyrate acetyltransferase; its protein translation is MQYTAKQIHPARPLLRIPCAEDGAEIWELVRNCRPLDENSMYCNLLQCDHFADTCVLAEMSGEVVGWISAYILPNEPDTLFIWQVAVAEKARGLGLGSKMLQTIIGRPQCEAVTKLQTTITKDNEASWALFGKFAKNQSCKLDFQPYYTQSQHFQDRHDTENLVTIRLAERAALAA
- the betI gene encoding transcriptional regulator BetI; its protein translation is MGRRNISQIRRAEYAAAAYRTLMKHGLQGTSLSRVAEEAGASKANVLHYYQSKEALLSAALRYANAVLCKEAIILLREAKTPWERIYAVLETNLSPTSFRTDVAHAWISLCAGVPHITSYQRIQTVIYARMRSNLIGPLRSLLPEQDANLMSDVLTTAVDGLWLRCGLSLDGLSQDVARDQLDAVLDARLPASEDRQRARERMIDVSRIMASMSNNRS
- a CDS encoding aspartate kinase; the encoded protein is MTFPKHTVEKIGGTSMSRINELRDTLIIGDRTAGELFHRIFVVSAFGGITNLLLEHKKTSDPGVYALFANDDNDHSWLDALTRVGAAMAERHNAVLHNSADRTLAENFVRDRIEGARNCLFDLRRLCSYGHFRLSNQMMIVRELLSGLGEAHSAYVTTLMLKRAGVNARFVDLSGWRDETECSLQERIAGAFKDVDLTSELPIVTGYAQCREGLMREYDRGYSEVTFSNIAAYTGAEEAIIHKEFHLSSADPALVGIDAVRKLGHTNYDVADQLSNMGMEAIHPNAAKTLRQSQVALRVTNAFDPSDPGTLIDDQPADSSAVEIITGLNVAALELFEQDMVGVKGYDAEILASLKRHKVRIASKTSNANAITHYVDAPLKTVRRVVSDLETIFPSAQVSIRNVSIVSVIGRDLSGLNAFSKGLVALEKAGIDVLAAQQSPRNVDIQFVVPQDAADSAVVALHKALIGAAKASHLKKAA
- the infA gene encoding translation initiation factor IF-1; translation: MAKEEVLEFPGVVTELLPNATFRVKLENDHEIVAHTAGRMRKNRIRVLAGDKVQVEMTPYDLTKGRITYRFK
- a CDS encoding ectoine synthase — its product is MIVRDLNEILKSQPDRVVSDAQWSSIRMLLANDGMGFSFHITFLEPGSEHTFEYKNHFESVFCMQGSGSITDLATGETHPIKPGVMYALDQHDRHILRAEEQLVMACCFNPPVTGKEVHREDGSYAAAEDLESA
- the ectB gene encoding diaminobutyrate--2-oxoglutarate transaminase; this translates as MSTTPANTDIFTRRESDARSYCRGFDTVFTSANGSEMIDQDGTRYIDFLAGCSSLNYGHNDPDLKQALIDHIQADGIAHGLDMHTDTKAAFIESFEKHIFAPRKMAHKIMFTGPTGANTVEAAMKIARKVTGRTNIIAFTNGFHGVTQGALAATGNGYHREGSGVPLNNVTRMPFDGFVGEHNDTTAFIEAMLADQSSGMDAPAAIILETVQGEGGLNAASAEWLRSIAQMAKKAGALLIVDDVQAGCGRTGRFFSFEESGISPDIVTLAKSISGFGLPMGLVLVKPEHDVMGPAEHNGTFRGNTHAFVTARAAIEKFWCDNRFEQDIARRAKLIEQGLQAIADMIPGARLKGRGMMRGVDVGSGALAGEICARAFQNGLIIETSGSEDEVVKILAPLTTPDDMLQTGLDILIDAAQSVLVTYKYAAE
- the choX gene encoding choline ABC transporter substrate-binding protein codes for the protein MKSLLSTTCALLFSAALPAQADCNLVRLAEPGWTDLALTSAITQVLIEGMGHKTESKILGIPVIYESMKRKDLDVFMGYWDPAMETYFNAYRDSGEIETIHTNLEGAKFTWAVPSYVYDAGVHSFADLAKHAGKFDEKVYGIEPGSNDIMLDIVAKNEFGLGDWKVVESSEQGMLSQVEREIKRKKWIAFLGWAPHPMNTAFDLKYLEGGDAYYGPNFGGATVHTQVRKGYQKECPQVGKLLDQLTFTVSMESEGMGYILDDKMSAMDAARKVIANHPDMLDTWLEGISTTDGSPALAAVNADLGLAPKP
- a CDS encoding MarR family transcriptional regulator — its product is MDRIDSSLIALRRIVRATELFGREIRQTSGVTPTQFRVLQIVSEQGYATAKAISVRMRVSQGTVTSLVDKLVRDGVAVREKSTQDRRQTNILLTDAGRAVLRDAPDPLQQTFVRKFAAMENWEQAMLVASLERVAAMLNAEDMDASPVLDTGEIRPTE
- the yacG gene encoding DNA gyrase inhibitor YacG, which translates into the protein MTKKPEDEKAAAGGKVTGMRRSRPCPICSKPSTKENYPFCSDRCKQVDLSRWLTGVYAIPASEEDDPDESDFDLQD
- a CDS encoding alpha/beta hydrolase, which produces MTSQDLYVELGDIRICYRQDGSSDAPTLILIPGLGMQLIEWPSALVEALSQDHRVIRLDNRDCGLSSRCGGPFSAIPSGFSWKGSALEQAPYDLTDMADDVIALANHLQLKQFGCIGFSMGGMIAQIVATKADDRVRSLVSISSTGGESVISAEPEALRQMESFFFPFVTVMEALEVIRSSTDYFSHGALPRDSAQSIRLAHSLVDRAQDEGGYLRQAWAMTATPDWRDGLAKLLVPTLFLHGDKDPCIKATSAQQMAGYMHQSSCTIYPELGHWMDGQICEQIVSWIKEIGLTTSQCSA